The window cctccagatggtgtgatgtggggtttaagggttgtttgtggttttcataatcatcaattagcagaatatattgatggacatgagtacccgagtaggttaaaaccaaaagaaaaagaatttgttcttgacatggccaacagcaccacacctcgtgaaattcttagtattttgaaggaaagagacccatcaaacactacggggatcaaaagcatttataatgctattttcacaaataaatccgctaaacggggtggcctaaattctattcagtatgtcttggaccaattaatcaagaaagaatacctccataaataccgtacaaatccagacaccaacgaaatcacagatattatttgggttcatccaaaaagtctagagttgtctgtcaacttttcatctgtgttgatcattgatgccacatacaagaccaatgagtatcggataccactattggaggttgtgggtatcacatccacaatgcgaacttactcacttatgtttgcatatcttagtaatgagaagacagagcaactgacatgggcattaggtaccttaaagaagtggatggttgaaaagaaggcatcgttgccattggtatttgtttcagatcgggatttgtcgcttattaatgcaattgaaacatgttttcccaatgcacgtcacatcctttgtatttggcacataaaccagtgcgtaatgaagaaatgcgcccctatgcttggtctggagtggcaacatttttatgcatcatggcactcactcattaattcatcgacacaatggtcttatcagcataagtgggatgtcatgcgtaatgagtatcaacgattcgagggtgctctaaattatctttggaatacatggttacacccttacaaagagcggtttgtttcagcatgggttgatacatgtatgcacctcgggagcaattcaaatcaaaggtatagtcatttaatagttttattatttaaattttgttcattattgtagtatttcaattcttttcagtatttaaacacaatgtattttttttattacaggacagaatctgcacatgcgagattgaagttatatttgggagataccatgtcatccctacagacatcttttgaaaaaatacataagatgttgagaattcagttcggggatattaagaagtcgttcgaaaaatctctgaacattccgcgccatcaacatttacatgatgacattttcagtcaaataaggtgtcggatttcattagaggcaatggagttgatttctggtcagctaaaatgtattgaggaagcatctcaccagctatccggcagatgcaactgttctatcaaaattgtatacggattgccatgtgagcatgatcttgcacattaccattacttttccattccaattccgcttcagagtaacgctcattggaggagattgtcgatgcacgcacatcagtttaatgacgagggagcagaacctaacaggacatcccacgttgttgagatattagatgggatggatccatatatgcgagagcatatgataaacaagtttcttgatatgattgatccatctcaaagtacattgcgagctccttcatacaacacagaacatagaggtcgacctacgggtagagatgagcaaagtggacgccgcatatcttctttcggagaagcatccacttcaggatctagggtttctcaaccgattgcaacatctcaagggagaggaagacgtggaagagGGTCAAAGGTTCTcaatactcaaacgacccatgatcaatctccagttccacccatccgtgatacttatattgagaaattacctgtgcctctgcagcattatatttctcacactgttgatgttcaacctgatggtcattgtggattcagggcaatagctgcactaattgggtatggtgaagaaggttgggttcaagtacgatttgagcttatagaagagattcaacaaaataaggatctatatgatcaactttatccagatccaaatttgataaccaatctattattctcattgaattatttcgagcagtgggcaccagaaatatattggatggacgctatgcctttgggaattgtcatcgcatcaaggtacaatcttgtacttcatacatttggtgagaatattgggagttgttttactcacttgccattaagaactcctccagttccaaaccaagagcgtcgagaaatagctattgctcatattggcaatcacttcgtacaagttttcttatatcctcattatcctgtaccacccattccaacttggtggtggcaacattcatcgtatgaagctaaaggatgggtcactcgttacaggacacgtgctcatttgtggtacgaaataataggtgcaccaccaccaaatgcatcgggagcagaatttggaggcaatattgattaagatttctatttttatatgtttttatgttttttttgtattattacatgtactcttcatttggaaaaaatatatttgttcctaagttatgaatgtgttcattattaattggtagtattttttttagttttaaatataaactaaaaataaataaaagattataaacatataaaaaaattattgaaaaaaataaaactgaaaaaaaattgataaagaaattgattaaaaaaattaataaaaaattaaaatttaaaaaaatcaattgaaaaatataagtattatgaaaaaataataaattaaattatttaaaaaataaaaataaataaaatttatataaaattgaaaaataaagtattgataaaaaataataaattaaattaattaaaaaaaaataaaaactaaataaaatttatataaaattgaaaaataaagtattgataaaaaataataaattaaattaattaaaaaagtaaaattaaataaaattaaaaatataattgtatgagagttatttttaaataaaattaatttaaaaattaaaataaaatcagaataaaatgaaattaaaaaaaaaataaaaaaacaaaaaggggAGGTGGAGGGGGTACATGCGACTTTTGGCTGGGAGAGAGAGGGGAGGTGGGTTGACCGGGGGGGAAGCAGCCCTCGTTGAAATATCACCTTTTACTCTGTACGGTGAGCTCTCAAATAATTGAAGTCGATACATATACATATAATTGCATGAATAAAATACGTACGTAGAACATGCCTGTATTGGACTTCAATCATGCCTTCCCATGTGAATTTATGCATATTAAATCTTCttacttaattaaaaataatattattataataataaaagaGTGTTTCTGGGAGCATATTGTTCACAGTGGTCCTGAGATTAAAGAACATGCCTGGTTTTGACAGAACACTGTTGAGGCCTGGTGTCATTAATTATATGTTTGCCTATATATCGACCTTGGCACAGTACAAATGAATATGTCACTATCTTGTGCTTGTCTTTCAAGAAAACAAACAAGGTAACATTTTTAAAGGTAAATGAACTGGATGGCTATATCATTTCATTTCAGCGTTACTGAATGTTTCTTTCTCGCATCAATGCTTCTATTTTCTGAATATCTTCAGGGGTGTCTACACCATGAGCATCATGATCTACCTTAATTACCTGCAATAAAGTAATAGGAGTTGTTCAcccaaacaaaacaaacaatagGAGTTTAGGAAATGGAGAACCTACTTTCTCAATAGATGGAAAGAGGACAAATGGGGGAAAAAAAGAGTACTTTTACAACAATGGTGATGCTAATCAAAACATAACTAAATGAAATGGTTTGTGATGATGATGTCGGTCATCTAAGGAGGAGAGGCACTCCAAAGGACCAAATTAATGATTCATATTCCTCCTTCCTTCCAAATGAGCATGTACTGAAAACAAATCTATAGCTGTTCAAGTCTAGAATGCTGATTTTCAAGTTCAAAGATCTGTAGTCTGGATCATGTGATGATCTGAGCACAGTCCTTTCCATAACTCCATCGCCTCTTTTTCCTTTCAAAGACTAGAATAATTACTGAAATATAGGTTTGCAAAGCACATAActtttgatcaaattttttttatttgaaaaagtaGGTAGGAGGATTTTCATCTGTCTAACTTGATCGAAAATGGAAGCAAGAATTTGCAATGACCACTTATCTCAAGAATTTGCAATGACCACTTATCTTAAAAGTTAAAGCTATTGCAAAAGAATTTAACCTAGACTTCTGTAACTTTAAGGTACTACGTCATGTGAACTAACATAACTCAATAATTACTAACATTACCAAATTTTTCACAAAATAATCCCTCATTCatataaaatctattttaatttaCCTTCATCTTGTACCCATTTTCAAGCACTTTAAGTTGCTCAAGGTCCTCTTCCAGTTGTAGACGAGTAGGTGGTATCTGTGGATAGATCTTCAAGAATTTTGAATCAAAACTCTGGTTAAACAGAAAAAGATTCAAATGAGCATAAGAGTGGGAGGATCAGCATATTAACCACAATAACCAGAGAAAAGGACCAAGAAATAACAAAAGAGAAATATATAAAAGAGATAGTAGAGGAAAACACGCATCTAGAAGAGTGAATATATAGACCTGAATGCCCAAGTGTAGTAGATATGGAAATTGTGAATTAACTTTTCCAGACCTGGATTTTACAGAATTATGACATTGTGATGAATACATCAAAAACTAAGCCAAGGTATTGTGTTATAATAACAATACAAAAAGCTTACTTGTTAAATGGGATTAAACCCCTGGAAAAATAGATTGCGTATCCATGATTATCAAGCACACATTTTACCCTGTTAGGATCAAGACTATCTTCAGGTTTTAAGGACGTTACAGCAGTGCTGAAAACAGCATCAGGAGCACTCTGAAACATAAAGCATTCTCCTAATCAAGGAAAAAGGAAACCACAATGGATCGTTTGTAAAATGCATAATCAGTGCGAGCGTGTGACAGAAAGTTATAACAAAGAAGACATGCAAACAAGCTAATTTTCCTGTATAAAAATGGCCCTCTGACAGCAGATTTTGTTAGCACGACTCTGAGTATTGTGGCTAACCTATGAAGTATGCACTATGTTCTCCATAATTTTAAATGAATCATGGCATGTTGCTAAAGTTAAATTTGCTACCCACCTGCAATGCTTTAACAATGCCATCTATTATCTCAGGTTCAATAAGAGGCTCGTCACCCTGAATATTGACAACTATGTCATAGTCCTTCCCAAGTTTCTGGACTGCTTCACTGCAGCGTTCCGTCCCTACAGATCATCAATTTCACATATCAAATTCAGAACCCAGGGTTGAAAATGAACAAAGAAACCTCTTCTACCATTCCTGCACTCTACCGATGTCATTACAACATCAGCTCCAAATCCTCTACAACATTCTGCAATCTTCACATCATCTGTAGCCACAACTGCAAAATAAAcaaattaagaaaaagaaagagaagtaatTCCTATAGGTATTGTAACTCAAATCCAAATAAACCACACATTGGAAATTGTATAATCTCAGGAAATTAAGAAAGTTGGTCGACATGATTAGAGTCAACAGTCAACAACTTTAAGCAGTTATACTAgtcctttttttttctcaactTCATTACATATTAGAGATTCTAGAAGTTGAAACAAAAAGCAGGTTGTAAGAGTGTCTAATATGTTGAACCTGAATACAGCAGTATTATATGTATTAAATAAACTTCTGTTttctttgagaaaaaaaaaaatccacattAAAATGATTACTTACCAACATTTTCAAGAGTTGAAGCCAGTTTTGCTCTCTCCCAAGTTCTCTGTCCAAGCAATCAAATACGCAACTGTGTTAACTTGCAGAATGAGTGAAATGACCATCCACGGACAAAAACTAGAAACAAAAAGGTAAAAATTGGAGGTAGGTAGTAGTATAATTCTCGTCGTAACATGCAAGTCCATTTCTGTGAGCGGTGGCGTAGTTGTGCGCATAACAAAAATCCACCAGAAAGTGTGCGAGGGAAAAGAGCTAATCTAACAAACAAAATTTCAGGatcaaacaatttttaaatagCAGCTTCTAGTTCTTTGATGGTTCTTACTGATACTCCTCACACTAGCCAATATCTCAGTTTAGTCACTTTTTGCCATCAAACTTTGATTTAGCTAAGTTAAACGCCTTTTCCAATCTTCTTGAATCACTCAGAGTATTCAACTTGTTCAGGTTCTCAAACAAGACACAAACCTGAGGTTGTTAGCCTGTACAGAAAGAATCAGAATTGAAGAGTCTTTTCAGAAAGACAGAGACAGAGACGCACTCGGATTATCAAACAAAAGCTGGCAACAGTGAACTTAAATAGAGATACTGTTATCATTAGAGATCTCATCCATTTTACCATGTTGAATTTCAGAATCAATTAATCTCGAGTACCATAATCATAATATCAACTTcccgattatatatatataaagtgacTTCTCAAAATTTAGAAAAGGCCGAAGATTTAGAAAATTGTTCAGGTAGCACCATCTTTTCTTACGATTACTTTATAAGGTGAATAGGAAAATGACGATTATGATATTTTATAAGCATAAAGGAAAGAACTTCCCTGTCTGCAAAAACTACTACAGACGGCATTGACGTGCCCATTGGCATCGTCTAGATGAGCAACCGTAGACAATGGACTGATAATCCATCTAATAACAGTCAGAGGACCCGAGCCTTAAGCATACGGTCACATCAAAAGTTAACCCTAGACTACGGAGAGAATGGGAGCCATACTCCTATTTCCCTGCAGCAAGCTAGATTCGATACTTGTCGAATAAGAGACAGATTGGCCACGAAATTGAACACCAAACCCATCCACAGATACCGCCAATGGACTCGTGCATCTTGTAACATTGTAAATGCCAGGAACAACCTTTCTATGCCCATTAACATGTAAAGAACCCATCTTGGCCGAGAATTTCttcaaaaatgaatgcaacaTCAGAGAACGCGAAGTACATATCCGAAAAGACAAAAATTAGCCGAATTGACCAGGAAGTCGAAACAGATGAAGCAAGGTATACGGGACCTGGATCATGGGCTTGCCAAGGATTTGAGCAAGGGGTTTCCCCTGGAATCGGGAGGAGTCGAATCGTGCAGGGATGATTCCGATCACCCGGCTCCGAAACATGCTGGACCGGCGGCGGAGGTAGAAGTGGGCACCAACTGCCGCTGCGATCGCTGCCCCGAGAACCGCCGCATGGGCAACCCACGCCCTGGATCCCGACGACGACTGCGAGGAGCTAGCGCAGATCGACATGGAAGAGCTCAAGTGATGCAGATGGAAAGATCGGAAGTGTCTACGGGGACAGTCGACGGGATCTCTTATTCTATAAACAATAAATTCCCTATTTTATATGGGCCTTGTTCGGTTCGCGCTTCGTAGATTTACACGGCCTTTTAGAATCGGATCCGATCCGAATTCGATTGCCAGACCTCCGCTTCATACAGGCCGGGCCCATGGTTTGCAGGGCCCGTATCAAGGTTTGAAGCACAGTTATAATTATCATGTTCGAGATGGTATTTGGTTGTAGTCTAGGGTTAGGATTTTGGTGGCCATGGCGACGCAGCAGCAAGGGGGAGCGGTAGGCGCGAAGAGGAAGCCAGTGTTCACGAAGGTGGATCAGCTGAAGCCTGGGACGACCGGGCACACCCTCACGGCCAAGGTTCTGAAATCTGATACCGTGGTCAATAAGGGCCACGCCGCCACACCAGTTCGCGTCCGCTCTACAAGGATAGCCGAGTGCCTCATCGGTGACGAGACGGGTTCCATCATTTTCACCGCTCGAAACGATCAGGGTTCGCTTTCTTCCTTCTCCCTGATTCGATACGTTTGTCGTCGTGCCTATTGTTTTCTTCTGTTTTCAGTGGAGACGTTGCTGTCGGTGTTATTTCTTATGCATGCTTGGATTTCTCTTTCGCCCATTCGCAAAATCTTTGTTCATAGGTGTCCAAGCAATATCTGTCAATTTTGGGGGAAATTAAACGCGATTCTCTTAGAATCTTTTTCGTTTTTCTTGGTGAATTAAACCTTACTAAGATACAAAAGCGGACCAACATTGACGGGAATGCGGCTTGATTGGAAGTATGTTCACTATGGCCATGCTAAGGCCTGTGCCTGTTTACCCAGCTGCTGTGAGGGGATAGGAGAGGAGAACACGAGGGTTGAGGAGAAGAGCTGAGAGGAAAGAAGGGAGAGAGTAGCGGGTGTAGAATGACCATCTTACCTAATACTCCACTATCATCTTTGTTGCCACTCTGCCCGAATGATTGTGCTGGTGAACCTGGCGTCACACTATGCATCTGCACTTGTAGGATGGAGCTTTGTCCAACATCCCCTGCGAACCCTCATGGTGCAGATCTTTGGAATGGTGATTTTCTATATAAGTTTCCAGATGATCACATCCATGGCGGCATATAAGTTATAACATATGTGGTTTGCATatgcaattaaaaaaaatcatattttattctgTTGAACCTGGTAAGAACAAACCGAACTGATTTAGAACTCTACGGTCTCTCAATGTGTCATGtgtgcatatatatataaaatatcttGGAGAAAGAAAGTGCTAGTTCTCTTGCAGAGAGTTCAGGAGTTTGAGTCTCGAGACAAGTGCACCATCCTTTCAAGGGATAGCAATTCTATTATCTTGTCCAACTAAAGGGAACAGGGTTGAGCAATcagtcttatatatatatatatatatatatatatatatatatatattattgattAATATTGTTTGATATATTTGATGTACTTTGTAACATATGATTGACATATTTTTTTCTATGTGAAAGTGTGCAGTGGGAGTGTTATTAGTTAGTTGATTAATAGTGTTTCATATATTTCAGGTGCTTTGTATCATACGATTGACATTTTTTCTATGTGAAACTGATACATCAATTAGTAAATTACATAGCATGTATGTTGctctttttaaatatttttaatataatcttAAACGCCCCCAACATGCAACATATGGACCAATCACATACCACCTATATATGCTTTTAGAAACATTAGAAATGTACTTTGTTGTGATGGGCTCTATGTTTGGAAGATGTCTACTGCGCTAGAGCAAAATGCACCCTGTGATTTACTTGCCTGTATCTTACTGCAGACCACTTGGAGTGAGCAATATCACCTTTTGCGCGCATAAAAACCTTGGAAATGATTGAATAGAACTCCAGACGCATATATCTCTCTATTAACTTCATAGATTGATATTTCAATTTCTCTTAGTGACTTTAATTGCTGTAAACTCTCTCAATATACCT is drawn from Zingiber officinale cultivar Zhangliang chromosome 1B, Zo_v1.1, whole genome shotgun sequence and contains these coding sequences:
- the LOC122048367 gene encoding 3-deoxy-manno-octulosonate cytidylyltransferase, mitochondrial-like isoform X1, encoding MSICASSSQSSSGSRAWVAHAAVLGAAIAAAVGAHFYLRRRSSMFRSRVIGIIPARFDSSRFQGKPLAQILGKPMIQRTWERAKLASTLENVVVATDDVKIAECCRGFGADVVMTSVECRNGTERCSEAVQKLGKDYDIVVNIQGDEPLIEPEIIDGIVKALQSAPDAVFSTAVTSLKPEDSLDPNRVKCVLDNHGYAIYFSRGLIPFNKSGKVNSQFPYLLHLGIQSFDSKFLKIYPQIPPTRLQLEEDLEQLKVLENGYKMKVIKVDHDAHGVDTPEDIQKIEALMRERNIQ
- the LOC122048367 gene encoding 3-deoxy-manno-octulosonate cytidylyltransferase, mitochondrial-like isoform X2; translation: MSICASSSQSSSGSRAWVAHAAVLGAAIAAAVGAHFYLRRRSSMFRSRVIGIIPARFDSSRFQGKPLAQILGKPMIQRTWERAKLASTLENVVVATDDVKIAECCRGFGADVVMTSVECRNGTERCSEAVQKLGKDYDIVVNIQGDEPLIEPEIIDGIVKALQSAPDAVFSTAVTSLKPEDSLDPNRVKCVLDNHGYAIYFSRGLIPFNKSGKVNSQFPYLLHLGIQSFDSKFLKIYPQIPPTRLQLEEDLEQLKVLENGYKMKEKEAMELWKGLCSDHHMIQTTDL
- the LOC122048381 gene encoding uncharacterized protein At4g28440-like, with translation MATQQQGGAVGAKRKPVFTKVDQLKPGTTGHTLTAKVLKSDTVVNKGHAATPVRVRSTRIAECLIGDETGSIIFTARNDQVDLMKPGNTIILRNARIDMFKGSMRLAVDKWGRIEVTEPADFTVKEDNNLSLVEYELVNVAEE